A genomic stretch from Lathyrus oleraceus cultivar Zhongwan6 chromosome 2, CAAS_Psat_ZW6_1.0, whole genome shotgun sequence includes:
- the LOC127117866 gene encoding blue copper protein produces the protein MEYRRNSSSSSSSSTCLLFSILSCLFLSCFLGSVGAYKNYTVGDSLGWFDKLEKPTVNYQKWVAKKQFSLGDFLIFNTDSNHTIVQTYNFTTYKQCDYDDAQDKDTLQWSSGSQPNGEVTPLTVAVPLLKEGPTYFFSSDYDGEQCKNGQHFRINVTHGLGLPKSLLPDDSPSPASPVSGDDDSAPDTTVPSNFNNPKEDKDDDKTSDEKSGSYSVLKYAQLYNKFYVFLVFLGMLLLF, from the exons ATGGAATATAGAAGaaactcatcatcatcatcatcatcatcaacatgcCTTCTATTCTCAATTCTTTCTTGTCTTTTTCTTTCATGTTTCTTAGGATCTGTTGGAGCTTACAAAAATTACACAGTGGGGGATTCTTTAGGCTGGTTTGACAAACTTGAAAAACCAACTGTTAATTATCAGAAATGGGTTGCCAAAAAACAATTCAGCTTGGGAGATTTTCTCA TTTTCAATACAGACAGCAACCACACTATTGTTCAAACATACAATTTCACAACATACAAACAATGTGACTACGATGATGCACAGGACAAAGACACACTCCAATGGTCATCAGGTTCTCAACCCAACGGTGAAGTAACTCCACTCACAGTGGCAGTTCCTTTGTTGAAAGAAGGACCAACATATTTCTTCTCGAGTGATTATGATGGCGAGCAATGCAAAAATGGACAACATTTCAGAATAAATGTGACTCATGGATTAGGGTTGCCAAAGAGTCTTCTACCAGATGATTCACCTTCTCCTGCTAGTCCGGTTTCCGGTGACGATGACTCGGCACCGGACACAACTGTTCCTTCCAATTTTAACAATCCTAAGGAAGACAAAGATGATGATAAAACAAGTGATGAGAAATCTGGTTCTTATTCAGTGTTAAAGTATGCACAACTTTACAACAAGTTTTATGTGTTTCTTGTCTTTTTAGGGATGCTTTTGTTGTTTTAG